GTCGACTTCCTGTTCGATGGCTCCTTTGCCGCCCCCGAGCTCTCCGAGAAGCTCGCCACCCTCGCCGCCGAGGAAGCGGTGGTGCAGAGCGGCCTCGGCGCCGCCGGTGATTTCCCCGGCGAACTCTTCATGGCGGTGCCGCCGGTCGAGATGGAATGGCCGCAGAAGCAGGAACTGGCGCAGGCCGTCGAGGGCGATCCCGATTACGACGCGCTGCTGCGCGTCGCCGCCCGCCACAAGCACCAGGCGATGCACGAGCTCTTCCTGTTCGGCGGCGTCGCCGAGCACATCGCCGAGAAATTCGGCACCAAGGGTTCGCCGATCTCGCTCTCGACCGCCTGCTCCTCGGGCGCGACCGCGATCCAGATGGGCGTCGAGGCGATCCGTCGAGGCGAGACCGAGGCCGCGCTCTGCATCGGCACCGACGGCTCGGTCCATGCCGAGGCGCTGATCCGCTTCTCGCTGCTCTCGGCCCTCTCGACCCAGAACGATCCGCCGGAGGCCTCCGCCAAGCCGTTTTCCAAGAACCGTGACGGCTTCGTCATGGGCGAGGGCGCCGGCGCGCTGGTGCTGGAGGATTACGACCACGCCCTGGCGCGCGGCGCCACCATCCTCGGCATCGTCGCCGGCTGCGGCGAGCGCGGTGACGGCTTCCACCGCACCCGCTCGAGCCCGGACGGCAAACCGGCGATCCTCGCCATGCAGGATGCCCTGGCCGACGCCGGACTCACCCCTGA
This genomic interval from Bosea sp. 29B contains the following:
- a CDS encoding beta-ketoacyl-ACP synthase; protein product: MGANHRDSQGRPIVAVTGLGIVTSLGQGKDANWEALTAGRSGIHRIERFPTEGLRTTIAATVDFLFDGSFAAPELSEKLATLAAEEAVVQSGLGAAGDFPGELFMAVPPVEMEWPQKQELAQAVEGDPDYDALLRVAARHKHQAMHELFLFGGVAEHIAEKFGTKGSPISLSTACSSGATAIQMGVEAIRRGETEAALCIGTDGSVHAEALIRFSLLSALSTQNDPPEASAKPFSKNRDGFVMGEGAGALVLEDYDHALARGATILGIVAGCGERGDGFHRTRSSPDGKPAILAMQDALADAGLTPDDVDYINAHGTSTPENDKMEAMSCSAVFGERMANLPISSNKSMLGHTLTAAGAVEAVISLMTIANGRIPPTINYSTPDPAIALDVIPNEARDAKVRTVLSNSFGFGGQNTCLVLTAGPDAA